The genome window GCGCCCGGGCATCAGGACTTCGACCCGGCGCTGACCGGGCCCCTCGAGGAGCTCCAGTCGGAGCGGGGCGTGACGGTGTCCTTCCACGGCCACTCCCACCGCTTCCAGAGCGATGAGCGGCGGGGCGTGCGCTACTTCGTCACCGACGCGCTCGACATCCGCAGCTACCTGCTGGTCTCCGTCGAGGGGCCGTCGGTGGATGTCCAACAGGTCTTCTTCTGATGTCGCGCCCGGGGCTCGCGGGAGGACTGCTGGCGTCGCTGCTCCTGGCGGCGTCCCCGGCGCGCGCGGAGGAGGAGCAGGAACTGCTCGAGGACGCCTCCGAGTCGAAGGGGGCGCCGTGGTACGTGCCGGACCACGCGGCCGTGCAGTTCGCGGGCTCCATCGGGATGCTCGCGGCGGGGCCCGGGTGGGCGTTCCTGGACGAGCAGGTGGACCTGGAGGTGCTCGTGGGCTGGGCGCCGCAGGCGGTGGCGGGCTCGGACTTCGTGACGCTGACGCTCAAGGCGCAGTGGCATCCGTTCCGGGTGCGCCATGGGGAGTGGGACATCCGTCCGCTCACCCTGGGCGCGGCATTCAGCTACACGTTCGGCGACGACTTCTACCTGACGCTGCCGGACCGGTACGAGTCGGGCTACTACTGGTTCAAGACGGCGCTGCGTCCGGCGTTCTTGCTGGGAGGGGGCGTGGGGCGGCCGGCGAAGGTGCTCGGGTTCGAGCGGCTCGAGGGCTACTACGAGCTGGTCGCCACGGACTACCGCATCGTCCAGTTCCTCCGGAACCCGGACACCGTGAAGCTGGGGTTGTTCTCGCTCGCGCTCGGAGCCCGCGTCCGCTTCTGAGTCACGGACGTGGCCTCAGCGCGGCGGCTGGGTCGCGGTGGCGGGCGCGCCCGCTGGCACGGCCCGAGGCGTGGGCTCGGAAGCTTCGCTCTGCGCGCCACCGCCGCGCAGCCTGCGGAGGATGCGCGGCGCCTCGGCCGCGAAGCGCTCCTGTGCATCCGGCAGCGGACGGTCCCACAAGTCACTCAGCTCGGTGCCGGGCAGGCCCGCGCCGAAGCGCACCTTGAGCTCACGCCCGATGAGCGCGTAGCGCGGCTCCCAGCCGATGGTGGTGAGCAGGTAGCGCCGAGGGTCCGGACGGCTCATCGGAACCCCATCCCCCAGCTGCTCCGGCGTGTGCGTGTCGCCCAGCAGGTCGAACAGCGTGGGCACCAGGTCGATGTGGCCGGTGACGGCTTCGACCTGTCCAGGCGGCAGGCGCTCATCGAAGACGAGCATGGGCACATGCAGCTGCAGCTCGGTGACGTCGCTGGCGTGGCCCACGCGGCCGTGCTCGCGGAACTCCTCGCCATGGTCTCCGGTGAAGACGACCAGGGGGCGCGTACCGCGCACGGCCTCCCACTGGGACAAGAGCTCCTCGACCTTCGTGTCCACCTCGTAGGCGGAGTTCCACGCACGGGCCTTGAGGTGCTCCGCGGGCACACGCGCCGTGGCGAGGCCACCCTTGCCATCCCACGCGGGTGAGAACACCGCCGAGCGCGGTGGGTAGTCGTAGTCGAAGTGCGTGCCCGCGAAGAACACGAAGGTGAACAGCGGCGTGTCCACGGGCGTGGCGCGCGCCAGGTCCAGCGCGTCCTTCACCATGGCCGCGTCGCGCAGGTGGCTCTTGCCCTCGTAGTCCGTGCGCAGGCCGCCCTGCACGTCGCGGAACACCGTGTCCTTCAGCCCCATCCAGTCCACGGAGGACGCGGCGAAGAAGGCCTGGCGATAGCCGTTCTCCCGCAGCGCGGGGAAGAGCAGGGGCGCGCGGCCCGCGCCCACCACCGCGTCACGGCGCTGGGCCTCCAGCCCGAAGAAGAGGCTGAAGACCGAGTAGTCCGTGGAGCTCGCCGCGGCGTGGTGATGCAGGAAGCGCGTGCCGTGCTCCGCGCGCTTCCACAGGTGGGGCATCACGTCCGGACGGAAGAAGTCGTCGCGCAGGCTCTCGACGAGGATGAGCAGGATGTCGGGCTTGCGCGTGAAGCGCACGGCGGCGGGGTCGATGGTCGACGCGGGCACACCGGCCTCGGGGCTCACTCCCAGGCGCAGGCCGGAGGCGGGAGGCCGGCTCGTCAGCCGCATGAGCAGCGTGTTCATCCGCACGGGCGGCTGGAGGGGCAGGGTGGTGGCGGCGTGCAGCACCGCGCCACCGTGGGCGAACACGAGCCACGCGCTCGTCAGGCGCTCCGCCGCCGTGGTCAGCACGAGGACGGCGACCAGCCGCCCCACATGCCGGGGCCGATGGACGCGGCGCAGGAACTGGACGCCGACCCAGACATCGAGCGACAGCACCGCCAGGGTGCCGACGGCCAGCAGCGCCAGTTCATGCGGCGCGAGCCCCGTCTCCGCGAGCGCGCGAGGCTGCATGGCCACCGCGAGCACCAGGCCGTTGATGTGGAAGCCCAGCGAGGACAGCACGAGCGCGTCCACGCCCAGCATCGCCACGCCCAGCGCCACGGCGACAGGCATGGCCACCGCGTAGCGCCGCCCGAGCAGCATCAGCGGCAGCGTGGCGACGAAGGTGAGCAGCCCCAGGAACAGGGCCTGGATGACGCCGCCCACGAGCAGCACGGGGCGCAGTGAGGCGGCCAGCCGCTCCACGGAGGCGAGCAGGGGGGCGCCGAAGAACGCCAGCGCGAGCAGCCCGTGCAGCGTGCACCACAGCAGCGCGGGGCCCAGCAGGGGCGCGGCGCCGGCCAGACGCAGGCGGAGCCCCTGGGCGGGGAGGGTGTCGGAAGGCGTCCGGGACATCGCGCCTTCTGCTAGCCCGCTCCCGGCGCATGTTCAAGCAGCGACGCGCGCCCGACTGCTTCCTCGCAGTGGAAGCGCGCCCTGGCGTCTCCAGAGTCCTCGTGCCGCGTGTGGGAGGGGTGCCAAGATGGGGAGCATGCCGCCACGCAAGCTGGTGCGACACCTCGTCTGGCTGGAGTCCTTCACCGCCGCCGTGGAGGCGGGCAGCATCGAGTCCGCCGCCGAGCACCTGGGCGTGGCGCGCTCCGTCGTGAGCGAGCACATCCGCGCGCTGGAGATGGCGCTGGCGGACGGCGCCACGCTGCTCGAGCGCGGCCCTGGCCGCCGACTCCAGCTCACCGCTCGGGGCGAGCGGCTCTTCGCCGGCACCCAGACGCCCCTGCACCAGCTCGACATGAAGCGCCTGAGAGATCTCGCCAGCGCCGAGCCCGTGGTGCGCCTGGGGCTCAATCCCACGCTGTCCCTCTCCCTGCTCGGCAAGGTCGCCCAGAACGCGGCGGCCACGGGGCTCAAGCTGGTGCTCAGCTTCGGTGGGCCGCACGAGCTGACGCGCCAGGTGCAGACGCGCCAGCTGGACCTGGCCCTGGACTTCACGCCCCTGCCGCCGCACGAGGGCGTGGAGTCGGAGTCGCTGCTGCGCATGTCCTTCGTCGTGCTCGCGGGCCCCGGGAGCGCGCTCGCCACGTCGTCCTCGGCCCGGCGCACGCTGCATGTGAGGGACCTGGCGGGCCAGCCCTTCGTCGACTGGCTGCGAGACGACCCCTACGGTGGCGCGAACAGCGCGCGCTTCGCGGAGCACGGCGTCGCGGTGCAGGAGGTCGCCCGCGTCGAGAGCTTCCTGCTCCTCTATGAGCTGCTGCGGGCCTTTCGCGCCTGCGCGATTACGCCCGACCTGCGCCCCATGCACCCGTTCCCCGACGACATCCACGCCTGGCCACTGAAGGAGGAGGAGCCCCAGGCCGTGGAGGTCGTGGCCCTCTGGCCCTCCGGCTCACTCAGTCCAGGGGCCGCCAGCGTCCTCGACGGACTGCGTCAGCGCGTGTGAGTTCTCGTCGATAAATCGACGAAGGCGTCGAATTCTGTCGGTTTTCCGGAGCCGAAGCCCGTCTATATCCTCTCCAGATTGGAAGTTTTCACCAGGAGTACTCGGATATGACGCCAACGGAACTGACGATATCCCGCCTGCCCGCGCATCTGCGGCGCTACGTGGTGAGCCAGGACTACGACGCGTATACGCCGAGGGACCACGCGGTGTGGCGGCACATCCTGGGCAAGCTGCGCGGACATCTCTCCGAGCGGGCGCATCCGGTGTACCTGGAGGGCCTGTCGGCGACGGGCATCAACCTGGAGGCGATTCCAAGCCTCGATGAGATGAACGAGCGGCTGTCGCGGCTGGGCTGGGCGTGCGTGGGCGTGCGCGGCTTCATCCCGCCGGCGGTGTTCACGGAGCTCCAGTCGATGGGCGTGCTGGCCATCGCGTCGGACATCCGCACGCACGAGCACATCGGCTACACGCCCGCGCCGGACATCGTGCACGAGAGCGCGGGGCACGCGCCCATCATCGCCAACCGGCGTTACTCGGAGTACCTCAAGGCGTGCGGCCTGGTGGGGTTCAAGTCCATCGCGAGCCTGGAGGACCAGGCGGTGTTCGAGGCCATCCGGAACCTGTCGGTGGTGAAGGAGGATCCGGACGCGAGCGAGGACGAGGTGGCGCACGCGGAGGCGCGGCTGACGGCGGCGAGCGCGAGCCGGCGCTACGTGAGCGAGAGCACGCGCGCGAGCCGCCTGTACTGGTGGACGGCGGAGTACGGCCTGGTGGGTGACCTGGAGCGGCCGCGCATCTACGGCGCGGGCATCCTGTCGAGCATCGGCGAGGCGGAGCACTGCATGACGCCGGCGGTGCGCAAGCTGCCCCTCTCGGTGGCGTGCGCGGACGCGGAATACGACATCACGCGGATGCAGCCGCAGCTCTTCGTGGCGCGCGACTTCGAGCACCTGTTCGAGGTGCTCGCGGAGTTCGAGTCGACGCTGGCGTTCAAGCGCGGTGGGGACTTCGGGCTGGAGGTGGCGCGCGAGGCTCGCACGGTGAATCACCTGGTGCTGGCGGATGGGCGTGAGGTGACGGGGCGGGTGATGGAGTCGGTGCTCGCGCCGGGGCCGGTGGCGCCCGGGCTCAC of Myxococcus fulvus contains these proteins:
- a CDS encoding sulfatase-like hydrolase/transferase encodes the protein MSRTPSDTLPAQGLRLRLAGAAPLLGPALLWCTLHGLLALAFFGAPLLASVERLAASLRPVLLVGGVIQALFLGLLTFVATLPLMLLGRRYAVAMPVAVALGVAMLGVDALVLSSLGFHINGLVLAVAMQPRALAETGLAPHELALLAVGTLAVLSLDVWVGVQFLRRVHRPRHVGRLVAVLVLTTAAERLTSAWLVFAHGGAVLHAATTLPLQPPVRMNTLLMRLTSRPPASGLRLGVSPEAGVPASTIDPAAVRFTRKPDILLILVESLRDDFFRPDVMPHLWKRAEHGTRFLHHHAAASSTDYSVFSLFFGLEAQRRDAVVGAGRAPLLFPALRENGYRQAFFAASSVDWMGLKDTVFRDVQGGLRTDYEGKSHLRDAAMVKDALDLARATPVDTPLFTFVFFAGTHFDYDYPPRSAVFSPAWDGKGGLATARVPAEHLKARAWNSAYEVDTKVEELLSQWEAVRGTRPLVVFTGDHGEEFREHGRVGHASDVTELQLHVPMLVFDERLPPGQVEAVTGHIDLVPTLFDLLGDTHTPEQLGDGVPMSRPDPRRYLLTTIGWEPRYALIGRELKVRFGAGLPGTELSDLWDRPLPDAQERFAAEAPRILRRLRGGGAQSEASEPTPRAVPAGAPATATQPPR
- a CDS encoding LysR family transcriptional regulator, whose protein sequence is MPPRKLVRHLVWLESFTAAVEAGSIESAAEHLGVARSVVSEHIRALEMALADGATLLERGPGRRLQLTARGERLFAGTQTPLHQLDMKRLRDLASAEPVVRLGLNPTLSLSLLGKVAQNAAATGLKLVLSFGGPHELTRQVQTRQLDLALDFTPLPPHEGVESESLLRMSFVVLAGPGSALATSSSARRTLHVRDLAGQPFVDWLRDDPYGGANSARFAEHGVAVQEVARVESFLLLYELLRAFRACAITPDLRPMHPFPDDIHAWPLKEEEPQAVEVVALWPSGSLSPGAASVLDGLRQRV
- a CDS encoding aromatic amino acid hydroxylase, whose product is MTPTELTISRLPAHLRRYVVSQDYDAYTPRDHAVWRHILGKLRGHLSERAHPVYLEGLSATGINLEAIPSLDEMNERLSRLGWACVGVRGFIPPAVFTELQSMGVLAIASDIRTHEHIGYTPAPDIVHESAGHAPIIANRRYSEYLKACGLVGFKSIASLEDQAVFEAIRNLSVVKEDPDASEDEVAHAEARLTAASASRRYVSESTRASRLYWWTAEYGLVGDLERPRIYGAGILSSIGEAEHCMTPAVRKLPLSVACADAEYDITRMQPQLFVARDFEHLFEVLAEFESTLAFKRGGDFGLEVAREARTVNHLVLADGREVTGRVMESVLAPGPVAPGLTSALVRMEGPIIVSRGGKADGARPWNGSALVAFGAGELPERGPFKLSLSSGLELEGFAAGGGEVLALRARLAGRVLEVPAVTKLFLSTHLPSVAGGPADPATWDRWFGELEAFAEGDGESKARERKSLALHPSLAALYREVRGLRESGRAKPERLAQIAAAATDFQDDWLLRAEVEELKARA